In Streptomyces sp. NBC_00414, a single window of DNA contains:
- a CDS encoding sensor histidine kinase, with amino-acid sequence MRARRIPAPVLDALLIAVSLLDIWVHEQSDEPLRRAAALLATAALTLRRHMPLPAFLLSLPAALVTDAIFAPLAALYTLASLNRHRVLLVAGALALAACDLTYWHWPDPGFADFSDSSDLVTVTYSLATATAPVFLGQLVQARRELSLRLAEISQAREHERELLAQGVLAKERAQLAREMHDVVSHQVSLIAVRAGALQVATHDSAAREAATTIRQLSVQTLEELRHMVSVLRAAGSRPTELTPQPSLADLRRLVDTSGIETELHTDLPDALPAPLQRAVYRTVQEALTNVRKHAPGATAVIRVRYEDDTVHAAVVNTAPTRPALLLPGAHHGLAGLRQRAELLGGTVTAGPAPDGGYELHVRLPLRRTP; translated from the coding sequence GTGAGAGCCCGCCGGATACCCGCCCCCGTCCTGGACGCCCTGCTCATCGCGGTCTCCCTGCTGGACATCTGGGTGCACGAGCAGTCCGACGAACCGCTGCGCAGAGCCGCCGCCCTGCTGGCCACCGCCGCTCTGACCCTGCGCCGCCACATGCCCCTGCCGGCCTTCCTGCTCTCCCTACCCGCCGCCCTGGTCACCGACGCGATCTTCGCGCCGCTGGCCGCGCTGTACACGCTGGCCTCGCTCAACCGCCACCGGGTGCTGCTGGTGGCCGGCGCGCTGGCCCTTGCCGCCTGCGACCTCACCTACTGGCACTGGCCCGACCCGGGGTTCGCCGACTTCTCCGACTCCTCCGACCTAGTCACCGTCACCTACAGCCTGGCCACCGCCACGGCGCCGGTCTTCCTCGGCCAGCTGGTCCAGGCCCGCCGTGAACTGTCCCTGCGGCTCGCCGAGATATCCCAGGCCCGCGAGCACGAACGTGAGCTGCTGGCACAGGGCGTGCTCGCCAAGGAACGCGCCCAGCTGGCCCGGGAGATGCACGACGTGGTCTCCCACCAGGTCAGCCTGATCGCGGTACGCGCCGGAGCCCTCCAGGTCGCCACCCACGACTCCGCGGCACGCGAGGCCGCCACCACCATCAGGCAGTTGAGCGTGCAGACCCTGGAGGAGCTGCGGCACATGGTCAGCGTCCTCAGGGCGGCCGGCAGCCGTCCCACCGAGCTGACTCCGCAGCCCTCACTGGCCGATCTGCGGCGGCTGGTCGACACCAGCGGCATCGAGACGGAGCTGCACACCGACCTGCCCGACGCCCTGCCCGCACCCCTGCAGCGTGCCGTCTACCGCACCGTCCAGGAAGCCCTCACCAACGTCCGCAAGCACGCGCCCGGCGCCACGGCCGTCATCCGTGTCCGGTACGAGGACGACACCGTGCACGCCGCCGTCGTCAACACGGCGCCCACCCGGCCCGCGCTGCTGCTGCCGGGCGCCCACCACGGTCTGGCCGGGCTGCGCCAGCGGGCCGAACTCCTCGGCGGCACCGTCACCGCCGGCCCCGCTCCCGACGGGGGCTACGAACTCCATGTGCGCCTGCCGCTGCGCCGGACGCCGTGA
- a CDS encoding ABC transporter permease — translation MTVTAPNPAPAAEVPKSSGTRLVDRVFKMRELAILLVFLVMIVITQIGNSDFLSEQGIKDLLLNATILVLVATGQSLVVITRNVDLSVGSTLGISAFAAGTYLEGGGNSVVAVVLAVLLGVGCGLVNGLLVSLGQVPALVVTLGTLYIIRGIDSIWVGSRQITAAGLPDGFIDFGSGGISAVPYLALIALLVLVATAYYLKHFGSGRELYALGSNPEAARLAGIPVRKRILAAYTFCGALAGLAGALYLARFGNVDSGTGNGYELTVVSAVVVGGVVFTGGSGSVYGAALGALLLTSINSVLPALGVSSVWVLAINGILLILAIAVDRIVALRVATALKKRNARHG, via the coding sequence GTGACGGTCACCGCTCCCAACCCAGCCCCCGCCGCCGAGGTGCCCAAGTCCAGCGGCACCCGGCTGGTGGACCGCGTCTTCAAGATGCGTGAACTCGCCATCCTGCTGGTCTTCCTGGTGATGATCGTCATCACCCAGATCGGCAACAGCGACTTCCTGTCCGAGCAGGGCATCAAGGACCTCCTGCTGAACGCGACCATCCTCGTGCTGGTCGCCACCGGCCAGTCGCTGGTCGTCATCACCCGCAACGTCGACCTCTCGGTCGGCTCCACGCTCGGCATCAGCGCCTTCGCCGCCGGCACCTACCTGGAGGGCGGCGGGAACTCCGTCGTCGCGGTGGTTCTCGCGGTCCTCCTCGGCGTCGGCTGCGGCCTGGTCAACGGACTGCTCGTCAGCCTCGGCCAGGTACCCGCGCTCGTCGTCACCCTCGGCACGCTCTACATCATCCGGGGCATCGACTCCATCTGGGTCGGCTCCCGGCAGATCACCGCGGCGGGTCTGCCCGACGGTTTCATCGACTTCGGCTCCGGCGGCATCTCCGCCGTGCCGTACCTGGCCCTGATCGCCCTGTTGGTACTGGTCGCCACGGCCTACTACCTCAAGCACTTCGGCAGCGGACGCGAGCTGTACGCGCTCGGTTCCAACCCGGAGGCCGCCCGCCTCGCCGGCATCCCCGTACGCAAGCGGATCCTCGCCGCGTACACCTTCTGCGGAGCCCTCGCGGGCCTCGCGGGCGCGCTGTACCTCGCCCGGTTCGGCAACGTCGACTCCGGCACCGGCAACGGCTACGAACTCACCGTCGTCAGCGCGGTCGTGGTCGGTGGCGTCGTCTTCACCGGCGGCTCCGGCAGTGTCTACGGAGCGGCCCTCGGCGCGCTCCTCCTCACCTCCATCAACAGCGTGCTGCCCGCCCTCGGCGTCAGCTCCGTCTGGGTGCTCGCCATCAACGGCATCCTGCTCATCCTCGCCATCGCAGTCGACCGGATCGTCGCCCTGCGGGTGGCGACCGCACTGAAGAAGAGGAACGCCCGCCATGGCTGA
- a CDS encoding DUF6153 family protein: protein MTASTRADDRPAGRLLVLLVLAVLAGVLGMHALAPGGAPAAGAGAGHEMVMTAADSVPHADAGCSHTDGGRSHLAHADGTCAAAGTSAAYTPPAPAGAALDVPVAASPTASATGWTHEGRAPPDLSELQLLRI, encoded by the coding sequence GTGACCGCGAGCACCCGAGCAGACGACCGCCCCGCCGGGCGGCTGCTCGTGCTGCTGGTCCTGGCGGTGCTGGCCGGTGTGCTGGGCATGCACGCGCTGGCACCCGGCGGGGCGCCGGCCGCGGGTGCGGGTGCGGGCCACGAGATGGTGATGACCGCGGCGGACAGCGTGCCGCACGCGGACGCGGGCTGCTCGCACACCGACGGCGGACGGAGTCACCTCGCCCACGCGGACGGAACGTGTGCGGCCGCCGGTACGAGTGCCGCGTACACACCCCCGGCGCCGGCCGGCGCGGCCCTGGACGTACCCGTCGCCGCTTCCCCCACCGCGTCGGCCACCGGCTGGACGCACGAGGGCCGGGCGCCGCCCGACCTGTCCGAACTGCAGCTTCTCCGGATATAG
- a CDS encoding ABC transporter permease — MADSALARAVRWDTVVGALLIVVLLLSFTTVDGFGNALNLSFLIGNTLPIALIALPMTMLVVSGEIDLSVASTAGLSGAVMGALWNQGMTIETIIPICLLLGVVCGLINGLLVTRLGLPSLAVTIGTLAAYRGIAQIVLGSDAVTDFPTQYLDFAAGRLGDTFIPYAFLPFLVLLAIAVVALHATPFGRSLFAVGANEEAARFAGIRVKRQKLILFTVTGLMASLTGIFWALHYASARYDNATGLELSVVAAVLLGGIDFDGGKGTLGGAIAGVFLLGALQNVMSLQDVSAQSQIVVTGVLLVLSVLGPRVARQVSVARAGRRAAQSSTG; from the coding sequence ATGGCTGACTCCGCTCTCGCGCGCGCCGTCCGCTGGGACACGGTGGTGGGCGCCCTCCTGATCGTCGTCCTGCTGCTCTCCTTCACCACCGTGGACGGCTTCGGCAACGCGCTCAACCTGTCGTTCCTCATCGGCAACACGCTGCCCATCGCGCTGATCGCCCTGCCGATGACCATGCTCGTGGTGTCCGGCGAGATCGACCTCTCGGTGGCCTCCACGGCCGGCCTGTCCGGCGCCGTGATGGGCGCCCTGTGGAACCAGGGCATGACCATCGAGACGATCATCCCGATCTGTCTGCTCCTCGGCGTGGTGTGCGGACTGATCAACGGGCTGCTGGTGACCCGCCTGGGACTGCCGTCCCTCGCCGTCACCATCGGCACCCTCGCCGCCTACCGGGGCATCGCGCAGATCGTGCTCGGCTCCGACGCGGTGACCGACTTCCCCACCCAGTACCTGGACTTCGCGGCCGGCCGCCTCGGGGACACCTTCATCCCGTACGCGTTCCTTCCCTTCCTGGTGCTGCTCGCGATCGCCGTGGTCGCGCTGCACGCCACCCCGTTCGGGCGATCCCTGTTCGCGGTCGGCGCCAACGAGGAGGCCGCGCGGTTCGCCGGCATCCGCGTCAAGCGGCAGAAGCTGATCCTGTTCACCGTGACCGGGCTGATGGCCTCGCTGACCGGCATCTTCTGGGCGCTGCACTACGCCAGCGCCCGCTACGACAACGCCACGGGGCTGGAACTGTCCGTCGTGGCGGCCGTGCTGCTCGGCGGGATCGACTTCGACGGCGGCAAGGGAACGCTCGGCGGGGCGATCGCGGGGGTGTTCCTGCTCGGTGCCCTGCAGAACGTGATGAGCCTTCAGGACGTCTCCGCGCAGTCGCAGATCGTCGTCACCGGCGTGCTGCTGGTGCTGTCCGTGCTCGGGCCGCGGGTCGCCCGGCAGGTCTCCGTCGCGCGGGCGGGGCGGCGGGCCGCGCAAAGTTCCACTGGTTAA
- a CDS encoding DUF305 domain-containing protein — protein MIRTRSLVRRTATVAAAGAAALVLAACGGDGDSAGSAGHNGHDTTATATASGSASASRGGHNAADVAFAQGMIPHHRQAVEMAALADGRAGSAEVRKLAAGIEKAQGPEIGTLSGWLTSWGEEAPAAGGMDHSAHGMDGMMTDKEMTELKNTSGTAFDAAFLKMMIKHHEGAVEMAKTERADGAYGPATKLAGRIVTAQSAEIDRMDQLRKD, from the coding sequence ATGATCCGTACACGTTCACTGGTCCGCCGGACCGCCACCGTCGCCGCCGCGGGTGCGGCGGCGCTCGTGCTGGCCGCCTGCGGCGGCGACGGCGACAGCGCCGGCTCCGCCGGCCACAACGGCCACGACACCACCGCCACCGCCACCGCGTCCGGCTCCGCATCGGCGTCGCGGGGCGGGCACAACGCGGCCGACGTGGCCTTCGCGCAGGGGATGATCCCCCACCACCGCCAGGCCGTGGAGATGGCCGCACTCGCCGACGGGCGGGCCGGGTCGGCAGAGGTGAGGAAGCTCGCCGCCGGCATCGAGAAGGCCCAGGGCCCGGAGATCGGGACGCTCTCCGGCTGGCTCACCTCCTGGGGTGAGGAAGCGCCCGCCGCCGGCGGCATGGACCACTCCGCGCACGGCATGGACGGGATGATGACGGACAAGGAGATGACCGAGCTGAAGAACACCTCGGGCACGGCCTTCGACGCAGCCTTCCTGAAGATGATGATCAAGCATCACGAGGGAGCGGTCGAGATGGCGAAGACCGAGCGGGCCGACGGCGCGTACGGTCCCGCCACGAAGTTGGCCGGCCGGATCGTCACCGCACAGAGCGCGGAGATCGACCGGATGGACCAGCTCCGCAAGGACTGA
- a CDS encoding response regulator transcription factor → MIRVLVVDDEALVRTGFEHILSAADDIEVVAAVAGGQAVAAAEKLCPDVVLLDIRMPDVDGLTVLDRLRRLPGKPVVAMLTTFDMDEYVAAALRAGAAGFLLKDTDPVQLPVLVRNLAAGGVVLSSSVTRTVVHGYLDNGPQHEAMHRVQALTDRERAVLVLIAEGLSNAAIGARLHLSTGTVKDHVSAVLSKLRVVSRVQAALLAERAGLLRAPESREER, encoded by the coding sequence GTGATTCGCGTACTGGTGGTCGACGACGAAGCGCTGGTCCGCACGGGCTTCGAGCACATCCTGTCCGCGGCCGACGACATCGAGGTGGTGGCCGCGGTCGCCGGCGGCCAAGCGGTGGCAGCCGCCGAGAAGTTGTGTCCCGACGTGGTGCTGCTGGACATCCGCATGCCGGACGTGGACGGGCTGACGGTGCTCGACCGGCTGCGGCGGCTGCCGGGGAAGCCGGTGGTGGCCATGCTCACCACGTTCGACATGGACGAGTACGTGGCCGCCGCGCTGCGCGCGGGAGCGGCCGGTTTCCTCCTCAAGGACACCGATCCGGTGCAACTGCCGGTGCTGGTACGCAATCTGGCCGCGGGCGGGGTCGTACTGTCCTCCTCCGTCACCCGCACCGTCGTGCACGGCTACCTCGACAACGGCCCCCAGCACGAGGCGATGCACCGCGTCCAGGCGCTGACCGACCGGGAACGCGCCGTGCTGGTCCTGATCGCCGAAGGACTGTCCAACGCCGCCATCGGCGCGCGGCTGCACCTGAGCACCGGCACGGTCAAGGACCATGTGAGCGCAGTGCTGTCCAAACTGCGGGTCGTCAGCCGCGTCCAGGCCGCCCTGCTGGCCGAACGCGCCGGACTGCTCAGGGCGCCGGAGTCCCGGGAGGAGCGGTGA
- the rhaS gene encoding rhamnose ABC transporter substrate-binding protein — MRKSSLRRACAVLAATTSLALALTACGGGTSKDDVKDEGGSNAAAGKADPNAATKKGLTVGFLPKQVNNPYFTSSDKGGEKALTELGSKYKEVGTNSGTDTAGQVSYVNTLTQQQVDAIAVSAQDPGALCTSLKQAMKNDIKVVTYDSDTKTDCRNAFVSQASAEDLGRTEVQLLAEQIDYKGEIAILSAAQTATNQNTWIDFMKDELKDPKYKDIKLVKTAYGNDDAQQSFQQTQGLLQEYPKLKGIISPTTVGIKAAAQYLSGSKYKGKVKLTGLGTPNDMRKYVKNGTVDAFELWDPAKLGELAARTSVALVSGQITGKEGETFKAGDMGEYTIGKDGVINLGKPTVFNAKNIDQFDF; from the coding sequence ATGCGCAAGTCATCCCTCCGCCGAGCCTGTGCGGTTCTCGCGGCGACCACCTCTCTGGCCCTGGCCCTCACCGCCTGTGGTGGTGGCACCTCCAAGGACGACGTCAAGGACGAGGGCGGCTCCAACGCCGCGGCCGGCAAGGCCGACCCGAACGCGGCCACCAAGAAGGGCCTGACCGTCGGCTTCCTGCCGAAGCAGGTCAACAACCCGTACTTCACCTCCTCCGACAAGGGCGGCGAGAAGGCCCTCACCGAACTGGGCTCGAAGTACAAGGAGGTCGGCACCAACAGCGGCACCGACACCGCCGGACAGGTCTCCTACGTCAACACGCTCACCCAGCAGCAGGTCGACGCGATCGCCGTGTCCGCGCAGGACCCGGGCGCCCTGTGCACCTCGCTCAAGCAGGCCATGAAGAACGACATCAAGGTCGTCACCTACGACTCGGACACCAAGACCGACTGCCGCAACGCCTTCGTCTCGCAGGCCAGCGCCGAGGACCTGGGCCGTACCGAGGTGCAGTTGCTCGCCGAGCAGATCGACTACAAGGGCGAGATCGCGATTCTGTCCGCCGCGCAGACCGCGACGAACCAGAACACGTGGATCGACTTCATGAAGGACGAGCTGAAGGACCCGAAGTACAAGGACATCAAGCTCGTCAAGACCGCCTACGGCAACGACGACGCCCAGCAGTCCTTCCAGCAGACCCAGGGCCTGCTCCAGGAGTACCCGAAGCTGAAGGGGATCATCTCCCCGACCACGGTCGGCATCAAGGCCGCCGCCCAGTACCTGTCGGGCTCCAAGTACAAGGGCAAGGTCAAGCTGACCGGCCTCGGCACCCCGAACGACATGCGCAAGTACGTCAAGAACGGCACCGTCGACGCCTTCGAGCTGTGGGACCCGGCGAAGCTCGGCGAGCTGGCCGCCCGCACCTCCGTCGCGCTGGTCTCCGGCCAGATCACCGGCAAGGAGGGCGAGACCTTCAAGGCCGGCGACATGGGTGAGTACACCATCGGCAAGGACGGTGTGATCAACCTCGGCAAGCCGACCGTGTTCAACGCCAAGAACATCGACCAGTTCGACTTCTGA
- a CDS encoding L-rhamnose mutarotase, giving the protein MQRVCFLLKVREDRLDEYRERHATVWPEMREALSATGWHNYSLFLREDGLLVGYLETEDFAAAQAGMEATGVNARWQAEMAPFFEALDGARPDEAMKPLTEVFHLA; this is encoded by the coding sequence ATGCAGCGCGTCTGTTTCCTGCTCAAGGTCCGCGAGGACCGGCTCGACGAGTACCGCGAGAGACACGCCACCGTGTGGCCCGAGATGCGGGAAGCACTCTCGGCCACCGGCTGGCACAACTACTCGCTCTTCCTTCGTGAGGACGGCCTGCTGGTCGGCTACTTGGAGACCGAGGACTTCGCGGCCGCGCAGGCGGGCATGGAGGCCACCGGGGTCAACGCCCGCTGGCAGGCCGAGATGGCGCCGTTCTTCGAAGCACTGGACGGCGCCAGGCCCGACGAGGCGATGAAACCGCTCACCGAGGTCTTCCACCTCGCCTGA
- a CDS encoding DUF4396 domain-containing protein, with protein MDHSTHHTGTAHGHGGASWPTAVKATLHCLTGCAIGEILGMVIGTALMWGNVPTMALAIFLAFVFGYSFTLFAVVRAGLTLRAALKVALAADTVSIAVMELVDNGIVALTPGAMDAQLSDALFWAALLGGFAIAFLITTPVNKWMIGRGKGHAVVHAYH; from the coding sequence ATGGACCACAGCACGCACCACACCGGTACAGCGCACGGCCACGGCGGCGCGTCCTGGCCGACGGCGGTGAAGGCGACGCTGCACTGCCTGACCGGGTGCGCCATCGGCGAGATCCTCGGCATGGTGATCGGCACCGCCCTGATGTGGGGCAATGTGCCCACCATGGCCCTCGCGATCTTCCTGGCCTTCGTCTTCGGCTACTCCTTCACGCTCTTCGCCGTGGTGCGCGCCGGACTGACCCTCAGGGCCGCACTCAAGGTGGCGCTGGCCGCCGACACGGTCTCCATCGCGGTGATGGAACTGGTCGACAACGGCATCGTCGCCCTGACACCGGGTGCGATGGACGCACAGCTGTCGGACGCGCTGTTCTGGGCGGCCCTGCTGGGTGGCTTCGCCATCGCCTTCCTGATCACCACACCGGTCAACAAGTGGATGATCGGCCGCGGCAAGGGGCACGCCGTCGTACACGCCTACCACTGA
- a CDS encoding LacI family DNA-binding transcriptional regulator produces MAQSVGIKDVARVAGVSVGTVSNVINRPDTVASETRARVLSAIDRLGYVRSESARQLRAGRSRIMGLLVLDMGNPFFVDVARGAERAARETGLGVMVCNSAQSAGEEADYLSLFAEQRVRGVLLTPADATGRNIEAFRRHGIPFVLVDRVAEGTTECSVSVDDVAGGALAVRHLIDAGHRSIAYVSGPPGLTQVTDRRTGALNALGEAGLGPECLRELPTERLDVAAGRDAGARLLGLADRPTAVFCANDLLALGVLQAVFAAGVSVPDDLAIVGYDDIEFAAAAAVPLTSVRQPAVTMGALAAELLLEETEADAAPGSHKHRRVVLQPELVVRRSSLPSR; encoded by the coding sequence ATGGCCCAGTCGGTGGGTATCAAGGACGTCGCCCGCGTCGCCGGAGTCTCCGTCGGCACGGTCTCGAACGTCATCAACCGCCCTGACACGGTCGCCTCCGAGACCCGCGCCCGGGTGCTCTCCGCGATCGACCGGCTCGGCTACGTCCGCAGCGAGTCGGCCCGGCAGCTGCGCGCCGGACGCAGCCGGATCATGGGCCTGCTCGTCCTCGACATGGGCAACCCCTTCTTCGTGGACGTGGCGCGCGGCGCCGAGCGCGCGGCCCGCGAGACCGGGCTCGGCGTGATGGTCTGCAACAGCGCGCAGAGCGCCGGCGAGGAAGCCGACTACCTGTCGCTCTTCGCCGAACAGCGGGTACGGGGCGTCCTGTTGACACCCGCCGACGCGACCGGCCGCAACATAGAGGCGTTCCGCCGGCACGGCATCCCCTTCGTCCTCGTCGACCGGGTGGCCGAGGGCACCACCGAGTGCTCGGTGTCCGTCGACGACGTGGCGGGCGGCGCACTCGCCGTACGGCACCTGATCGACGCGGGCCACCGTTCCATCGCGTATGTGAGCGGGCCGCCCGGGCTCACCCAGGTCACGGACCGCCGCACGGGTGCCCTGAACGCCCTGGGCGAGGCGGGGCTCGGCCCGGAGTGCCTGCGCGAGCTGCCCACCGAGCGCCTCGACGTGGCCGCGGGCCGCGACGCGGGAGCCCGGCTCCTGGGCCTCGCCGACCGGCCGACCGCCGTCTTCTGCGCCAACGACCTGCTCGCCCTCGGTGTCCTGCAGGCGGTGTTCGCGGCCGGTGTGAGCGTTCCCGACGACCTCGCGATCGTCGGCTACGACGACATCGAGTTCGCCGCCGCGGCGGCCGTGCCGCTGACCTCGGTGCGCCAGCCCGCCGTGACCATGGGCGCGCTCGCCGCGGAACTGCTCCTGGAGGAGACCGAGGCCGACGCGGCTCCCGGCTCGCACAAGCACCGGCGCGTGGTGCTCCAGCCGGAACTGGTCGTCCGCCGTTCCAGCCTCCCCTCGCGCTGA
- a CDS encoding alpha/beta fold hydrolase produces MSTSYRQPGVVLSDRRFTVPLDHDAPNGETIELYAREVVASDQADQDLPWLVYLQGGPGFGANRFIGRQAWLGRALEEYRVLLLDQRGTGSSTPANRQTLPLRGGPREQADYLALFRADSIVRDCEAIRPAVTGGAPWAVLGQSFGGFCATHYLSTAPQGLSTALITGGLPTLDGHADDVYRAAYPRIERKVAAHYRRYPQDIERARRIAEYVLLNEPVLHNGHRLTVEAFQSLGIILGSGEGSHRLHYLLENAFVRTAQGMALSDAFQEDAQSLLSFAGHPLYALVHEACYAQGDRPTAWSAERVRADFPQFDAAKSLAGDGPVLFTGESVHPWTFDCDPALRPLRETADLLAERTDWAPLYDAGRLAANEVPVAAAVYHDDMYVDTEHALRTARTIRGLRTYVTDEFEHDGVRAGGPRVLDRLLALARDEA; encoded by the coding sequence TTGAGCACCAGCTACCGTCAGCCCGGTGTCGTCCTCAGCGACCGCCGGTTCACCGTGCCCCTCGATCACGACGCCCCCAACGGCGAGACGATCGAGCTGTACGCCCGTGAAGTGGTCGCGAGCGACCAGGCGGACCAGGACCTGCCATGGCTGGTGTACCTGCAGGGAGGCCCCGGTTTCGGAGCGAACCGCTTCATCGGCAGACAGGCCTGGCTGGGCCGCGCCCTGGAGGAGTACCGCGTCCTGCTCCTCGACCAGCGCGGCACCGGCAGTTCCACGCCCGCCAACCGGCAGACGCTCCCGCTGCGCGGCGGCCCCCGCGAACAGGCCGACTACCTCGCGCTGTTCCGCGCCGACTCCATCGTTCGCGACTGCGAGGCTATCCGCCCGGCCGTCACGGGCGGCGCCCCCTGGGCCGTCCTCGGCCAGAGCTTCGGCGGCTTCTGCGCGACCCACTACCTCTCCACCGCGCCTCAGGGCCTGAGCACGGCCCTGATCACGGGCGGACTCCCGACCCTCGACGGCCATGCCGACGACGTCTACCGGGCCGCGTACCCGCGCATCGAGCGCAAGGTCGCCGCGCACTACCGGCGCTACCCCCAGGACATCGAGCGGGCCCGCCGGATCGCCGAGTACGTCCTGCTCAACGAGCCCGTCCTCCACAACGGCCACCGGCTCACCGTCGAGGCCTTCCAGTCCCTCGGCATCATCCTCGGCAGCGGCGAGGGCAGCCACCGGCTGCACTACCTCCTGGAGAACGCCTTCGTCCGCACCGCCCAGGGCATGGCACTCTCCGACGCCTTCCAGGAGGACGCCCAGTCCCTCCTCTCCTTCGCCGGACATCCCCTGTACGCACTGGTCCACGAGGCCTGCTACGCCCAGGGCGACCGCCCCACCGCCTGGTCCGCCGAGCGGGTCCGCGCCGACTTCCCCCAGTTCGACGCGGCCAAGAGCCTCGCGGGCGACGGCCCCGTCCTCTTCACCGGCGAGTCCGTCCACCCCTGGACCTTCGACTGCGACCCGGCCCTGCGCCCCCTGCGCGAGACCGCGGACCTGCTGGCCGAGCGCACCGACTGGGCCCCGCTGTACGACGCCGGCCGCCTCGCGGCCAACGAGGTCCCCGTCGCCGCGGCCGTCTACCACGACGACATGTACGTCGACACCGAGCACGCCCTGCGCACGGCCCGCACGATCCGCGGCCTGCGCACGTACGTCACGGACGAGTTCGAGCACGACGGCGTACGGGCGGGCGGCCCCCGGGTGCTCGACCGGCTCCTGGCCCTGGCAAGGGACGAGGCCTGA
- a CDS encoding BNR repeat-containing protein gives MKRRTLLASALLGTVAAPALAGTARAAAPGPSVTRTGTTTLDSQAIFFVSYDGLVNNNSFQKNALLTYKGHQYAVWYTADRNAVVGRRGLGASTWSTVKVGHTLRYDDSHNVISMGVSKTDGRLHLHMDSHSDGFTYVKSVAGLMDNPAGLTWTTNRFGAPQSTLDGLALTSQFTYPQFVSTPDGKLQLSYRVGVSGNGRNALAEYNGTSWTALGEWSGSTGTYTSEHGSSSVRNMYLHGIDYDRNGRLHSFFTWREQNNAVMCSSGGLTNHDTGYVYSDDRGRTWRNDAGTVVGTTGTSNTVAVTDSGLVIDALNPDHSLMNQESQATDSAGRPHAIISYVPGRFGQCTTNYVADRKANGRAFHVRRTATGTWSKTEIPLALNSSQRTRLVLDKYDNAYAILPFGRIAAASAASGHTTWTTLFDGSGLDAFGEVLVDETRIAQDGVLSVLYQVRSSGTTPSALRVVDFALPA, from the coding sequence ATGAAGAGACGCACCCTGCTGGCCTCCGCCCTGCTCGGTACCGTCGCGGCCCCGGCCCTCGCCGGTACCGCCAGGGCGGCGGCCCCCGGTCCCTCGGTCACCCGGACCGGGACCACCACGCTCGACAGCCAGGCCATCTTCTTCGTCTCCTACGACGGCCTGGTCAACAACAACTCGTTCCAGAAGAACGCCCTGCTGACCTACAAGGGCCACCAGTACGCCGTCTGGTACACCGCCGACCGCAACGCCGTCGTCGGCCGCCGGGGGCTCGGCGCGAGCACCTGGTCGACCGTGAAGGTCGGACACACCCTGCGGTACGACGACTCCCACAACGTCATCTCCATGGGTGTCTCCAAGACCGACGGCCGCCTGCACCTCCACATGGACTCCCACAGCGACGGCTTCACCTACGTGAAGTCGGTCGCTGGGCTGATGGACAACCCGGCGGGCCTGACCTGGACCACGAACCGGTTCGGGGCGCCGCAGTCGACCCTCGACGGGCTCGCGCTCACCTCGCAGTTCACGTACCCGCAATTCGTCTCCACCCCCGACGGGAAGCTGCAGCTCAGCTACCGCGTCGGGGTCTCGGGCAACGGCCGCAACGCCCTCGCCGAGTACAACGGCACGTCCTGGACCGCCCTCGGTGAATGGAGCGGTTCCACCGGCACGTACACGAGCGAGCACGGCTCCAGCAGCGTCCGCAACATGTACCTGCACGGCATCGACTACGACCGGAACGGCCGGCTGCACTCCTTCTTCACCTGGCGCGAGCAGAACAACGCGGTGATGTGCAGCAGCGGGGGACTGACCAACCACGACACGGGTTACGTCTACTCGGACGACCGCGGCCGCACCTGGCGCAACGACGCGGGCACGGTCGTCGGTACCACCGGCACCTCGAACACGGTCGCCGTCACCGACAGCGGCCTGGTGATCGACGCCCTCAACCCGGACCACTCCCTGATGAACCAGGAGAGCCAGGCCACCGACTCCGCGGGCCGCCCGCACGCGATCATCAGCTATGTGCCCGGCCGTTTCGGCCAGTGCACCACGAACTACGTCGCCGACCGGAAGGCGAACGGCCGTGCCTTCCACGTCCGCAGGACCGCCACCGGCACCTGGAGCAAGACCGAGATACCCCTCGCCCTGAACTCCAGCCAGCGCACCAGGCTGGTCCTCGACAAGTACGACAACGCGTACGCGATCCTGCCCTTCGGCCGGATCGCCGCCGCGTCAGCCGCCTCCGGACACACCACCTGGACGACCCTGTTCGACGGCAGCGGACTCGACGCCTTCGGCGAGGTCCTCGTCGACGAGACGCGGATCGCCCAGGACGGCGTGCTGTCCGTCCTGTACCAGGTCAGGTCCAGCGGTACGACGCCCTCGGCGCTGCGCGTCGTCGACTTCGCCCTGCCCGCCTGA